Proteins from a genomic interval of Rhodothermus marinus:
- a CDS encoding glucoamylase family protein, producing MLRLCYMCVLVAMGLAGQVLAQGRTTWVLFDESPDPSYYAQVRGHFEGGDSLVLAGPENRALPLTNRARSGVVAGRLIYRHTTGGHWELIVYGLEAPYNLSGADTLVLWLNAPESLPGVWLPAISLVDENDRETASIPLRAGTGVGWNSARSGWLEGSTTDVRLSVRYVETLPAELPRPGYPEDLLFIFDDVVLDTSQAAIGLPARPARFIVRTADGKPLAFRYYEINSNQTLDTTGEYVEVLTPEPETGRLRPTWHVEVTRTATRPPGSGDRYLLAVDNDGLDADSTTWQAFRIAWSDFGPVGDFEMERVAGFALRAGDADTRGLRELWFDDVHVVDDGLSTSAPEPPASLRAEVGDSSVVLYWEPVEGAVKYRVYRREGENGPFVLRAEVVPPEDFADLDVVNGQRYTYIVRSVDAQGRVSSDSEPVQATPRPGLEDAFLELLQYRSFLYFWKEANPINGLIRDRSREGSPASIAAVGFGLSALTVGIDRGWITREEGRARVLKTLEFFWEAPQSAAPDATGYQGFFYHFLDFQTGRRAWQSELSTIDTALLLAGILHVRQYFDGAHEDEVRIRALADSIYGRVRWDWFAPRAPALALGWKPEEGFLPYDWTGYNEAMIMYLLALGSPTHPLPSEAWEVWTSTYRWATHYGYSFVEFPPLFGHQYSHVWIDFRGIQDAYMRAKGIDYFENSRRATLAQRAYHMANPNRYPNYSADEWGLTASDVPGGYMARGAPPPMNDDGTLAPTAPGGSIAFAPEASVWALRTMYRRYRNRLWGPYGFRDAYNVQLDWFDSDYIGIDQGPIVLMIENFRTGAIWQRMMTHEAVVRGLERAGFQPVASSVLPAPVFDKEKLRCFPNPFTHRLRIEHGHVPGRRVSIVVYDVLGREVHRLTFGLEDSGSLLLDTSRWPSGPLLIRMRSGASDVECFVLHLKS from the coding sequence ATGCTCCGATTGTGTTACATGTGCGTCCTGGTGGCGATGGGGCTTGCCGGTCAGGTACTGGCCCAGGGGCGCACCACCTGGGTCCTTTTCGACGAGAGTCCCGACCCCTCATATTACGCGCAAGTTCGGGGGCACTTCGAGGGCGGCGATTCTCTGGTACTGGCTGGCCCTGAAAATCGGGCGTTGCCTCTGACGAACCGAGCACGCTCAGGCGTAGTAGCGGGTCGCCTCATCTATCGCCACACCACGGGCGGGCATTGGGAATTGATTGTGTACGGCCTTGAAGCTCCATACAACCTTTCCGGAGCAGATACGCTGGTATTGTGGCTGAATGCTCCTGAATCCCTTCCGGGCGTCTGGCTTCCGGCAATCTCGCTTGTCGACGAAAACGATCGGGAGACAGCGTCGATTCCACTGCGGGCGGGCACCGGGGTGGGGTGGAATAGCGCACGCAGCGGCTGGCTGGAGGGTAGCACGACAGATGTCAGGCTTTCCGTCAGGTACGTGGAGACGCTGCCCGCCGAGTTGCCACGTCCGGGATACCCCGAGGATCTGCTGTTCATTTTCGACGACGTGGTTCTGGACACCTCTCAGGCGGCGATCGGATTGCCGGCCCGCCCCGCACGCTTTATCGTGCGTACGGCAGATGGTAAGCCTCTGGCCTTTCGTTACTATGAAATCAACAGCAATCAAACGCTGGATACGACGGGGGAATACGTTGAGGTGCTGACGCCCGAGCCCGAGACGGGCCGGCTTCGCCCGACCTGGCATGTCGAAGTGACGCGCACGGCGACCCGTCCCCCGGGCTCGGGAGACCGTTACCTGCTCGCCGTAGACAACGACGGCCTCGATGCGGATAGCACAACCTGGCAGGCTTTCCGTATTGCCTGGAGCGACTTTGGCCCGGTAGGTGACTTTGAGATGGAGCGCGTGGCGGGGTTTGCTCTGCGTGCGGGAGACGCGGACACCCGGGGCCTTCGAGAACTCTGGTTTGACGATGTGCATGTGGTGGACGACGGTCTCTCCACGTCGGCGCCTGAGCCTCCCGCCAGCCTGCGAGCAGAGGTCGGGGATTCAAGTGTGGTGCTCTACTGGGAGCCCGTCGAGGGAGCCGTGAAATACCGGGTGTACCGACGTGAGGGTGAAAATGGGCCGTTTGTACTGCGGGCCGAGGTGGTGCCCCCTGAGGACTTTGCCGATCTGGACGTCGTCAACGGACAGCGTTACACCTATATTGTACGCAGCGTTGACGCGCAGGGACGTGTGAGTTCCGATAGCGAACCGGTGCAGGCCACGCCCCGGCCTGGACTGGAGGACGCCTTTCTCGAACTGTTGCAGTATCGATCCTTTCTCTACTTCTGGAAGGAGGCCAACCCCATCAACGGGCTCATTCGCGATCGGAGCAGAGAGGGCAGCCCGGCCAGCATTGCGGCCGTCGGTTTTGGCCTGTCCGCCCTGACGGTGGGCATCGATCGGGGATGGATCACCCGTGAGGAAGGGCGCGCGCGCGTGTTGAAAACACTGGAGTTTTTCTGGGAGGCGCCCCAGAGTGCGGCCCCGGACGCCACGGGCTATCAGGGTTTTTTCTACCACTTTCTGGATTTTCAAACGGGTAGAAGAGCCTGGCAGTCGGAGCTTTCCACGATAGACACGGCGCTGCTGCTGGCGGGCATTCTACACGTGCGGCAGTACTTTGACGGGGCACATGAAGACGAAGTGCGGATTCGTGCGCTGGCTGATTCGATTTACGGCAGGGTTCGATGGGACTGGTTTGCTCCTCGCGCTCCCGCCCTGGCACTCGGATGGAAACCGGAGGAAGGATTCCTACCCTACGACTGGACCGGCTACAACGAGGCCATGATCATGTACCTGCTGGCATTGGGTTCGCCGACGCATCCGCTTCCTTCTGAAGCCTGGGAGGTGTGGACAAGCACCTATCGATGGGCTACTCATTACGGGTATAGCTTTGTAGAATTTCCTCCGCTTTTTGGCCATCAATACAGTCACGTCTGGATTGACTTTCGAGGCATTCAGGACGCCTACATGCGTGCGAAGGGCATTGATTATTTCGAGAACAGCCGACGGGCCACGCTTGCCCAGCGCGCCTACCACATGGCCAATCCCAATCGCTATCCCAACTACAGCGCCGACGAATGGGGACTGACCGCGTCTGACGTTCCGGGCGGTTACATGGCGCGCGGGGCCCCGCCGCCGATGAACGATGACGGCACACTGGCACCCACTGCGCCTGGAGGATCCATCGCCTTCGCGCCAGAGGCATCGGTGTGGGCACTTCGCACCATGTACCGGCGCTACCGCAACCGGCTCTGGGGGCCGTATGGGTTTCGCGACGCTTACAACGTGCAGTTGGACTGGTTCGATTCGGACTACATCGGCATTGATCAGGGGCCGATTGTGCTCATGATCGAAAACTTTCGTACAGGGGCCATCTGGCAACGAATGATGACGCACGAGGCCGTGGTACGTGGTCTGGAGCGAGCAGGATTTCAACCGGTTGCGTCTTCCGTATTACCGGCCCCTGTCTTCGATAAGGAAAAGTTGCGCTGCTTCCCCAATCCGTTTACCCATCGGCTACGGATAGAGCACGGCCATGTGCCAGGAAGGCGCGTCTCCATTGTGGTCTACGATGTGCTGGGGCGAGAGGTACATCGTTTGACCTTCGGTCTCGAAGATTCTGGCTCCCTTCTGCTGGACACTTCCAGGTGGCCTTCCGGGCCTCTGCTGATTCGGATGCGCTCCGGAGCCTCAGACGTCGAGTGTTTCGTTCTCCACCTGAAATCCTGA
- the bglX gene encoding beta-glucosidase BglX — MVRKRLTIALLYLLIVSTGAVAQPVDRAREDSLIEALLARMTLEEKLGQLTLYNGGMAETGPVVREGEPDAIRRGRVGAVMNLFGAEAVCAMQRQAVEESRLGIPLLFALDVIHGFRTIFPVPLAEAATFDPALVEQAARVAAVEASAVGLNWTFAPMVDIARDARWGRIVEGSGEDPYLGSVMAAARVRGFQGRDLRAPTTILATAKHFAAYGAAEAGRDYNTVDVSERTLRELYLPPFEAAVRAGALSIMSAFNEIGGVPATANRWLLTDVLRNEWGFEGLVVSDYTSVWELLFHGIAADSAEAGRKALEAGVDMDMVSGIYVRKLAEEVRAGRLPEAVVDEAVRRVLRVKYRLGLFEDPYRYCRDAGREQVLLSPEHRRLAREVARKAIVLLKNEGELLPLADTLQRVAVIGALANDSASVLGPWAAAGRPEDGVTILEGIRSALPGATVRYAPGYAEVPPGSFQEMVAAALSTDTSGFAEAEAVARWAEVVILVLGEHRELSGEAASRASVELPGVQLELARRLLALGRPVVVVLMNGRPLAIPELAASAPAIVEAWFLGTEMGHAVADVLFGKASPGGRLPVSFPRATGQEPLYYNHKPTGRPPRAEEKYTSKYVDVPWTPLYPFGYGLTYTTFAYDSLRLSRRRLGLDDTLEVVVWVTNTGRRRGEEVVQLYVRDEVASVTRPVKELKGFARVELAPGETKAVRFRLPVRALRFWGLEGGWVVEPGWFTLWVGPLSAEGLQARFEVVASGKTN; from the coding sequence ATGGTTCGGAAACGTCTGACAATAGCGCTGCTCTATCTGCTTATCGTTTCGACCGGCGCTGTGGCACAGCCGGTGGACCGGGCTCGCGAGGACTCGCTCATCGAAGCGCTGCTGGCCCGCATGACGCTCGAGGAAAAGCTCGGCCAGCTCACGCTCTACAACGGCGGCATGGCCGAAACCGGCCCCGTCGTGCGCGAAGGCGAGCCCGACGCCATACGTCGCGGCCGCGTGGGCGCCGTGATGAATTTATTCGGGGCTGAGGCCGTCTGCGCCATGCAGCGCCAGGCCGTCGAGGAAAGCCGGCTGGGCATTCCGCTGCTGTTTGCGCTGGACGTGATCCACGGCTTTCGGACGATCTTTCCGGTGCCGCTGGCCGAGGCGGCCACGTTCGACCCGGCGCTGGTCGAGCAGGCGGCCCGCGTGGCGGCCGTGGAGGCGTCGGCGGTGGGGCTCAACTGGACGTTTGCGCCGATGGTCGACATTGCACGGGATGCCCGCTGGGGCCGGATCGTCGAGGGCAGCGGTGAGGATCCGTATCTGGGTTCGGTGATGGCGGCGGCGCGCGTGCGGGGTTTCCAGGGGCGTGATCTCCGGGCTCCGACGACGATCCTGGCCACGGCGAAGCACTTTGCGGCCTACGGGGCGGCCGAGGCCGGACGCGACTACAACACGGTGGATGTTTCGGAGCGGACGCTTCGGGAGTTGTATCTGCCGCCGTTCGAGGCGGCGGTGCGCGCCGGAGCGCTTTCGATCATGTCGGCCTTCAACGAGATCGGGGGCGTGCCGGCCACGGCCAACCGCTGGCTGTTGACCGACGTGCTCCGCAACGAATGGGGCTTCGAAGGGCTGGTGGTGAGTGATTACACCTCGGTCTGGGAGTTGCTTTTCCATGGAATTGCGGCCGACAGTGCCGAGGCGGGGCGCAAGGCGCTTGAAGCGGGGGTGGACATGGACATGGTCAGCGGGATTTACGTGCGGAAGCTGGCCGAGGAGGTGCGCGCCGGACGGCTTCCGGAGGCGGTGGTGGACGAGGCGGTGCGGCGCGTGTTGCGCGTGAAGTATCGGCTGGGGTTGTTCGAGGATCCCTACCGCTACTGTCGGGATGCCGGCCGCGAGCAGGTGTTGCTGTCGCCGGAGCACCGGCGGCTGGCACGGGAGGTGGCGCGTAAGGCGATCGTGCTGCTGAAGAACGAGGGGGAGCTGTTACCGCTGGCCGACACGTTGCAGCGGGTGGCGGTCATCGGGGCGCTGGCCAACGATTCGGCGAGTGTGCTGGGGCCGTGGGCGGCGGCGGGGCGTCCGGAGGATGGCGTGACGATTCTGGAGGGGATCCGGTCGGCGCTCCCCGGGGCGACGGTGCGCTACGCGCCGGGCTATGCGGAGGTGCCTCCCGGGAGTTTTCAGGAGATGGTGGCGGCGGCGTTGAGCACGGACACGAGTGGATTTGCGGAGGCGGAGGCGGTGGCACGCTGGGCGGAGGTGGTGATTCTGGTACTGGGTGAGCACCGGGAGTTGAGCGGGGAGGCGGCCAGTCGGGCGTCGGTGGAGCTTCCGGGGGTGCAACTGGAGCTGGCGCGGCGTCTGCTGGCGCTGGGTCGGCCGGTCGTGGTGGTGTTGATGAACGGACGGCCGCTGGCGATTCCGGAGCTGGCCGCTTCGGCACCGGCGATCGTGGAGGCGTGGTTTCTGGGGACGGAGATGGGGCACGCGGTGGCGGACGTGCTGTTCGGGAAGGCGAGTCCGGGAGGACGGCTTCCGGTGTCGTTTCCGCGGGCGACGGGTCAGGAGCCGCTTTACTACAACCACAAGCCGACGGGACGGCCGCCGCGGGCCGAGGAGAAGTACACGTCGAAGTACGTGGACGTGCCCTGGACGCCGCTGTATCCGTTTGGGTACGGGCTGACCTACACGACGTTTGCGTACGACAGTCTTCGGTTGAGCCGGAGGCGGCTGGGGCTGGACGACACGCTGGAGGTGGTGGTGTGGGTGACGAATACGGGTCGGCGTCGGGGGGAGGAGGTGGTGCAGCTGTACGTGCGGGATGAGGTGGCGTCGGTGACGCGCCCGGTGAAGGAGTTGAAGGGCTTTGCGCGGGTGGAGCTGGCGCCGGGCGAGACGAAGGCGGTGCGGTTTCGGTTGCCGGTGCGTGCGCTTCGGTTCTGGGGTTTGGAGGGGGGCTGGGTGGTGGAGCCGGGCTGGTTCACGCTGTGGGTGGGTCCCTTGTCGGCCGAAGGGCTGCAGGCACGGTTCGAGGTGGTGGCCTCTGGAAAAACAAACTGA
- a CDS encoding glucoamylase family protein, whose translation MIQKLRRSGWIVVVLVGFISGGCMQEHGDVSSDPFLDSLQARTFAFFWETAHPETALIPDRWPTRTFSSVAAVGFGLSAYLVGIERGYISREQGAERVYRTLRFLWEAPQGRDRTRVAGYKGFFYHFLEMDSGHRFQQVELSSIDTALLMAGVLSAQAYFDGDDPMERAIRAYADSLYQRVEWDWMQPRPPLIAMGWHPERGYHTHDYTGYSEAMILYVLALGSPTFPVDPEAWEAWTSTYQWGTFYGQTFVQYSPLFTHQYSHVWIDFRGIQDAYMRAKGIDYFENSRRATLAQRAYAIENPDGWRGYGPDVWGLTACDGPMDTTVVIQGVQRRFRSYAARGASLVYIMDDGTIAPTAAGGSLPFTPELSLRALKTMKERYGEGIWGRYGFLDAFNPTFQLAEARLRHGRVVPGLGWFDTDYLGIDQGPILLMAENLRSELLWRLMRRSPYIVRGLKQAGFSGGWLDGEEMPEIPRVIHERQP comes from the coding sequence ATGATTCAGAAATTGCGCCGTTCTGGATGGATTGTCGTCGTGCTCGTGGGCTTCATATCGGGAGGGTGCATGCAAGAGCACGGCGACGTTTCCAGTGATCCCTTTCTTGACTCGTTGCAGGCGCGCACGTTTGCCTTCTTCTGGGAGACCGCCCATCCCGAAACCGCCTTGATCCCGGATCGGTGGCCTACACGGACGTTTTCGAGTGTGGCGGCCGTGGGATTCGGGCTCAGCGCCTACCTTGTCGGTATTGAGCGCGGATATATTTCCCGGGAGCAGGGAGCAGAGCGGGTCTACCGAACCCTGCGCTTTCTCTGGGAGGCGCCTCAGGGACGGGACCGGACGCGTGTGGCGGGGTACAAGGGCTTTTTTTATCACTTTCTGGAGATGGATTCTGGCCATCGGTTCCAGCAGGTGGAACTGTCGAGCATCGATACGGCGCTGCTGATGGCCGGAGTGCTCTCGGCGCAGGCATACTTTGATGGCGACGATCCGATGGAGCGGGCCATCCGTGCCTATGCGGATTCCCTTTATCAGCGGGTGGAGTGGGACTGGATGCAGCCCCGGCCTCCCCTGATCGCGATGGGGTGGCATCCCGAACGGGGCTATCACACGCATGACTACACGGGCTACAGCGAGGCCATGATTCTGTACGTGCTGGCACTCGGTTCGCCCACGTTTCCCGTCGATCCTGAGGCCTGGGAGGCGTGGACGAGCACCTATCAATGGGGGACCTTCTACGGCCAGACGTTTGTGCAATACAGCCCGCTATTCACACATCAGTACAGTCATGTATGGATTGATTTTCGGGGAATCCAGGATGCCTACATGCGTGCGAAGGGCATCGATTATTTCGAGAACAGCCGGCGGGCCACACTTGCCCAGCGCGCCTATGCCATAGAGAATCCTGATGGCTGGCGCGGCTATGGTCCAGACGTGTGGGGGCTGACCGCATGTGACGGTCCGATGGATACCACCGTTGTGATTCAGGGGGTGCAACGCCGCTTTCGTAGCTACGCGGCTCGAGGAGCCAGCCTGGTCTACATCATGGACGACGGGACCATCGCTCCCACGGCGGCGGGCGGATCGCTGCCCTTCACGCCTGAGCTTTCGTTGCGCGCGCTCAAGACAATGAAGGAACGCTACGGCGAAGGAATATGGGGACGGTATGGCTTTCTGGACGCCTTTAATCCTACTTTCCAGCTGGCGGAAGCACGGTTACGCCATGGACGGGTCGTGCCTGGTCTGGGATGGTTCGACACGGATTACCTTGGAATTGACCAGGGGCCCATCTTGCTGATGGCCGAAAACCTGCGCAGTGAGCTTCTGTGGCGCCTGATGCGCCGAAGCCCCTACATCGTCCGGGGATTGAAGCAGGCGGGATTCTCCGGAGGGTGGCTGGATGGAGAAGAGATGCCCGAAATTCCCCGGGTGATCCATGAACGGCAGCCATAG
- a CDS encoding sugar ABC transporter substrate-binding protein, translating to MCDRLRKLIQLKGWPLILLGWLILGGCGREDARERLVFWVFGREGEQVRPLIEAFELEHPDLRVDLQQIPWSAAYERLLTAYVGGQLPDVAQMGNSWLARFAELHALEDLGTWIREADLDTTDFFEGVWMANRIDGCLYGLPWYVDTRVIFYRTDLLRRAGYERMPTTWSEWSRLMHRLVAPPVGARYALWLLPDWSSLVIFGMQNDAPLLGARGAYGNFRDERFRRAFRFYLSLFGARLVPLSSTTQLGSVYQEFARGQLVLFISGPWSVGELRDRLPDSLQNRWATAPLPGPEGPGLSLAGGASLVIFRGSRHPEATRKLIRFLTRPDVQLRFYELTGDLPVRRSVWQLPPLRDDRQIDGFREQLARIRPLPTIPEWEAIAARIHYYAEAAKRGLLSPEEALTMLDREVDLLLDKRRRWISAGEYHPAAHD from the coding sequence GTGTGCGATCGGCTTAGAAAGCTCATCCAGTTGAAAGGGTGGCCGCTGATTTTACTCGGCTGGCTGATCCTCGGCGGATGCGGCCGGGAGGATGCCAGGGAGAGATTGGTCTTCTGGGTATTTGGGCGGGAGGGGGAGCAGGTACGTCCGCTGATCGAGGCCTTTGAGCTGGAACATCCCGATCTCCGGGTGGACCTGCAGCAGATTCCCTGGTCGGCGGCCTACGAGCGCCTGCTGACGGCCTATGTGGGAGGTCAGCTGCCCGATGTGGCTCAGATGGGCAACAGCTGGCTTGCCCGGTTCGCCGAGCTGCATGCGCTGGAGGATCTTGGCACGTGGATTCGGGAAGCCGATCTGGATACGACGGATTTTTTTGAGGGGGTCTGGATGGCCAATCGCATTGATGGGTGTCTTTACGGCCTGCCCTGGTATGTGGACACGCGGGTGATCTTCTACCGAACCGATTTGCTGCGCAGGGCTGGTTATGAGCGGATGCCCACGACCTGGTCAGAGTGGTCACGGTTGATGCATCGGCTGGTCGCTCCGCCCGTCGGGGCGCGCTACGCCCTATGGCTCCTGCCCGATTGGTCTTCACTCGTCATTTTCGGCATGCAAAACGATGCGCCGCTACTGGGTGCCCGAGGAGCATACGGAAACTTCAGGGACGAGCGTTTTCGGCGGGCCTTTCGATTCTATCTGAGCCTTTTTGGTGCTCGGCTGGTGCCCCTTTCGAGTACCACGCAGCTTGGCAGCGTGTATCAGGAATTTGCGCGAGGACAGCTGGTGCTGTTTATCAGTGGTCCCTGGAGTGTCGGCGAACTCCGGGATCGACTGCCGGACTCGCTTCAGAACCGCTGGGCTACGGCACCGCTGCCCGGTCCCGAAGGACCGGGGTTGTCGCTGGCAGGGGGGGCCAGCCTTGTGATCTTTCGGGGTAGCCGGCACCCTGAAGCCACTCGAAAGCTGATTCGCTTTTTGACGAGACCCGATGTGCAACTGCGCTTTTATGAGTTGACCGGAGATCTCCCCGTTCGTCGTTCGGTCTGGCAATTGCCACCCCTGCGCGACGATCGACAGATCGACGGGTTTCGAGAGCAGCTGGCGCGCATACGTCCATTGCCGACCATCCCGGAATGGGAAGCGATTGCCGCGCGCATTCACTACTACGCCGAGGCGGCCAAGCGCGGTCTGCTGAGCCCGGAAGAGGCACTCACCATGTTGGATCGCGAAGTGGATCTTCTTCTGGATAAGCGTCGTCGCTGGATTTCGGCCGGAGAATACCACCCGGCCGCCCACGACTGA
- a CDS encoding carbohydrate ABC transporter permease, which produces MKDGGLSIELRVAGWFLGPALSVVLIFQLMPAGAAFLLSLTDFDLYTFAAPDTLRIVGLRNYQMLLQDGRFWLALRNTLYFVGLGGVLTLGLSLGTALWLNQRFVRFRALLRTVYFAPVVTTLVAVAIVWRYIYHARYGLLNQGLQLLGLEPVDWLGDPRWALPSLVLMAVWKNYGYSLLIFMAALQAVPEELYDAARIDGADLWQQFRHVTLPTLRPVVLLTGLVTANGYFQVFAEPYVMTGGGPLDATLTMVLLLYDQGFRWWRLGYAAALAFVLFVLMLLLSAVLLRLQREAQR; this is translated from the coding sequence ATGAAAGACGGAGGCCTGAGCATAGAGTTGCGTGTGGCCGGGTGGTTCCTGGGACCGGCTCTATCGGTTGTTCTGATTTTTCAGCTAATGCCAGCAGGCGCCGCCTTTTTGCTCAGCCTTACCGACTTTGATCTGTACACGTTCGCAGCGCCCGACACGCTCAGGATAGTTGGCCTGCGTAACTACCAGATGCTGCTGCAAGACGGGCGCTTCTGGCTGGCGCTGAGAAACACGCTTTACTTCGTGGGACTTGGGGGAGTGCTGACGCTGGGACTGTCACTTGGAACGGCGCTCTGGTTGAATCAGCGGTTTGTGCGCTTCAGGGCGCTGCTGCGAACCGTTTATTTCGCTCCGGTCGTTACGACGCTCGTGGCTGTGGCCATTGTGTGGCGCTACATATACCATGCGCGCTATGGCCTGTTGAATCAGGGGCTGCAACTGTTGGGTCTGGAGCCCGTGGACTGGTTGGGCGACCCCCGATGGGCGCTGCCCTCGCTTGTTTTGATGGCTGTCTGGAAGAATTATGGCTACAGCCTGCTGATTTTTATGGCCGCGCTGCAGGCCGTGCCTGAAGAGCTGTATGACGCGGCCCGTATCGACGGTGCCGACCTCTGGCAACAGTTTCGTCATGTAACGTTGCCCACGCTGCGTCCCGTCGTGCTGCTTACGGGCTTGGTCACGGCCAACGGGTACTTTCAGGTGTTTGCCGAGCCCTACGTGATGACGGGAGGCGGGCCGCTGGACGCGACGCTCACCATGGTGCTGCTGCTCTACGATCAGGGGTTTCGCTGGTGGCGTCTCGGATATGCCGCTGCACTGGCCTTTGTGCTGTTTGTATTGATGCTACTGCTTTCCGCGGTGCTGTTGCGTTTGCAGCGGGAGGCTCAACGCTGA
- a CDS encoding carbohydrate ABC transporter permease, with protein sequence MRVRVSGSRLFGYLWLVPLALLTALPLFWMVSASLMPGGAATTYPVPLVPHRPTLEHYVSLFERFHMLRYLGNSLLVAGSITLGSLLLNALAGYAFAMLRFRGRERLLRLVLAVLLIPVQITILPLFLMMRAMGLVGTFAGVILPNLASALGIFLMYQFMRTFPISLIEAARMDGASEWQIFWRIALPLSRPMLVTLGLLTFMSAWNDFLWPLVILTRQTHYTLPVALANLIGERVQDVELVMAGSVVTTMPVLLLFLVLQRYYIPVLLRGGLSGM encoded by the coding sequence ATGCGCGTGCGAGTTTCAGGATCGAGGCTATTTGGCTATTTGTGGCTGGTGCCGTTGGCCCTGCTGACGGCGTTACCCCTGTTCTGGATGGTATCCGCTTCGCTGATGCCCGGCGGAGCGGCCACCACCTACCCGGTTCCCCTTGTTCCACATCGACCGACGCTTGAGCACTACGTCTCGCTGTTTGAGCGCTTCCACATGCTGCGCTACCTGGGCAACAGCCTGCTCGTGGCCGGAAGCATTACGTTGGGCTCGCTTCTGCTCAATGCACTGGCCGGTTATGCCTTTGCCATGCTGCGCTTCAGAGGGCGTGAGCGATTGCTCCGGCTTGTGCTGGCGGTGCTGTTGATTCCCGTTCAGATCACGATACTGCCCCTTTTTCTGATGATGCGGGCGATGGGACTGGTCGGAACGTTTGCCGGAGTCATTCTGCCCAATCTGGCCAGTGCTCTGGGGATTTTCTTGATGTACCAGTTTATGCGAACCTTTCCGATCAGCCTGATCGAGGCCGCCCGGATGGATGGCGCTTCCGAATGGCAGATCTTCTGGCGTATTGCTCTGCCGCTCAGTCGCCCCATGCTGGTTACGCTGGGGCTGCTGACGTTCATGAGCGCCTGGAATGATTTCCTCTGGCCGCTGGTCATTCTGACGCGCCAGACGCATTATACCCTGCCGGTGGCTCTGGCCAATCTGATCGGAGAGCGGGTGCAGGATGTCGAGCTGGTTATGGCCGGCTCGGTTGTAACTACGATGCCGGTATTGCTGCTCTTTCTTGTGCTGCAGCGCTACTACATACCGGTTCTTCTGAGAGGTGGCCTGAGCGGAATGTAA